Proteins from a single region of Bacteroidota bacterium:
- a CDS encoding glycogen/starch synthase, producing the protein MKKAKILFVSQEITPYLEPTPMGTLSRQLPQGIQERGREIRTFMPRFGSINERRNQLHEVIRLSGMNLIINDADHPLIIKVASIQSARMQVYFIDNEDYFQRKAVFQDKKGHFFDDNDERAIFFCRGVIETIKKLGWSPDIVHCHGWMTSLLPVYLKKSYAEDPMFENTKVVYSVYDDEFPTALHKDFTKKAAFEGIGKNDLDAAKVPSFANINKLAVQYSDAVIKASPKISSDVEKYIKKADKPMLDYHSPADYIDAYNDFYEQVLAEEFAMA; encoded by the coding sequence ATGAAAAAAGCCAAAATTTTATTTGTATCACAGGAGATCACGCCTTATTTAGAACCAACACCAATGGGAACTCTTTCCCGCCAATTGCCTCAAGGCATACAGGAGCGTGGCAGAGAGATTCGTACATTTATGCCCCGGTTTGGCTCTATTAATGAACGCAGGAACCAATTGCATGAAGTGATCCGCCTTTCAGGGATGAACCTGATCATTAATGATGCTGACCATCCGCTTATAATAAAGGTAGCTTCTATTCAATCGGCCCGCATGCAGGTTTATTTTATTGATAATGAAGACTATTTTCAACGTAAAGCTGTTTTTCAGGATAAAAAGGGACATTTCTTTGATGATAATGACGAGCGTGCTATTTTCTTTTGCCGTGGGGTCATTGAAACCATTAAAAAATTAGGCTGGTCACCCGACATTGTACATTGTCATGGTTGGATGACAAGCTTATTGCCGGTGTATCTTAAAAAGTCATATGCGGAGGATCCGATGTTCGAAAACACCAAGGTAGTTTACTCGGTATATGATGATGAGTTTCCAACAGCCTTGCATAAAGATTTCACTAAAAAAGCTGCTTTTGAGGGAATTGGTAAAAATGACCTGGATGCTGCTAAAGTTCCGTCATTTGCCAATATCAATAAATTAGCGGTGCAATATTCAGATGCTGTGATCAAAGCAAGTCCGAAAATATCTTCTGATGTTGAAAAATACATCAAAAAAGCGGATAAACCTATGCTTGATTATCATTCACCTGCGGATTAT
- a CDS encoding KUP/HAK/KT family potassium transporter: MPHDNNTHSKVTAAGLLVTLGIIYGDIGTSPLYVLKAIVGDLPINKDVIMGGISCIFWTLTLQTTLKYVVLTLKADNKGEGGIFSLYTLVRKTKVKWLMFTAVIGGSALLADGIITPPISVASAIEGLRVIKPDIQTVPIVIAIITALFMLQQFGTKFVGRFFGPVMLAWFSMLAILGVYQLTEGIEVLKAISPHYGYNLLVKHPGGFWLLGAIFLCTTGAEALYSDLGHCGKKNIRTSWIFVKTCLLLNYFGQGAWLINHSGETLTAFAGGNPFYSIMPDWFLYAGISIATAATVVASQAMISGSFTLINEAVRLNFWPKVRISYPTILKGQLYIPSINWMLWAGCVFVVWHFRESSNMEAAYGLAIILTMLMSTTLLVYFLRIKHYPTVLIILLFIIYVFIETSFLIANLNKFEHGGWLTLLIASVLMVTMLIWYQARKIRNRYVEFVKMADYADTIAELSKDMTIPKYATHLVYLTSADMQDEIESKIIYSILQKQPKRADIYWFIHVDVVDEPYRMEYKVNEIIHDDVIRIDFKLGFRVAPRINLMFRKVVQDMVKNHEVDITSRYESLNKQNVIGDFRFIVIEKILAYENELPFYEKIILDIYSVMKHLGLSEEKAFGLDTSSVSIETIPMVIAPVRDLSLKRVS, translated from the coding sequence GTGCCGCACGATAATAACACCCACAGTAAAGTAACCGCAGCCGGACTTCTTGTAACGTTAGGGATCATCTACGGAGATATTGGCACATCGCCATTATACGTACTTAAAGCAATAGTTGGCGATCTCCCGATAAACAAAGATGTGATCATGGGAGGTATCTCCTGCATCTTTTGGACACTTACACTTCAAACTACCTTAAAATATGTAGTACTTACGCTTAAAGCCGATAACAAAGGTGAGGGTGGGATTTTTTCTTTGTATACCCTCGTACGCAAAACAAAAGTGAAATGGCTTATGTTCACTGCGGTAATTGGCGGAAGCGCTTTGCTTGCCGATGGAATTATTACCCCTCCCATTTCAGTTGCTTCAGCTATTGAAGGATTGCGTGTTATTAAACCCGACATTCAAACAGTACCGATCGTGATTGCGATCATTACCGCCCTGTTTATGCTCCAGCAATTCGGGACAAAGTTTGTAGGCCGCTTTTTTGGGCCGGTAATGTTAGCCTGGTTCTCCATGCTTGCCATTCTTGGCGTTTATCAATTAACCGAAGGCATAGAAGTACTTAAAGCGATCAGTCCGCATTATGGATATAATTTACTGGTGAAACACCCGGGGGGATTTTGGTTATTGGGGGCAATATTTCTTTGCACAACAGGTGCCGAAGCATTATACTCCGATCTTGGCCATTGTGGGAAAAAAAACATACGCACAAGCTGGATATTTGTGAAAACGTGCTTGCTGCTTAATTACTTCGGACAGGGAGCATGGCTCATTAATCACAGCGGCGAAACATTGACTGCGTTTGCAGGAGGAAACCCGTTTTATTCTATTATGCCGGATTGGTTCCTGTACGCAGGTATTAGCATCGCAACTGCCGCCACTGTGGTAGCCAGCCAAGCAATGATAAGCGGTTCATTTACACTTATAAACGAAGCTGTCCGGCTTAATTTCTGGCCTAAGGTGCGGATCAGCTATCCGACTATTCTAAAAGGGCAATTATATATTCCTTCCATAAATTGGATGTTGTGGGCCGGCTGTGTATTTGTAGTATGGCATTTCAGAGAATCTTCAAATATGGAAGCGGCCTATGGTTTGGCAATAATACTTACAATGCTAATGAGTACAACTTTGCTGGTATATTTTTTACGCATTAAACATTATCCGACTGTATTGATCATTTTGCTTTTTATTATTTATGTATTCATTGAAACATCCTTTTTGATCGCGAATCTTAACAAGTTTGAACATGGAGGATGGCTGACATTACTGATCGCTTCTGTACTCATGGTTACAATGCTTATCTGGTACCAGGCGCGTAAGATCCGTAACAGATATGTAGAATTTGTTAAAATGGCCGATTATGCGGATACCATAGCTGAACTAAGTAAGGACATGACCATTCCTAAATATGCTACCCACCTGGTATACCTTACCAGTGCTGATATGCAGGATGAGATCGAGTCGAAGATCATTTATTCCATTCTCCAAAAACAACCCAAGCGTGCCGACATCTATTGGTTTATACATGTGGATGTTGTAGATGAACCTTACAGGATGGAATATAAGGTGAATGAAATTATTCACGACGACGTTATCCGCATTGATTTTAAGCTGGGCTTCCGTGTTGCTCCACGCATTAACCTCATGTTTCGCAAAGTAGTTCAGGATATGGTAAAAAACCACGAGGTTGATATTACCAGCCGATACGAATCACTTAATAAACAAAATGTGATCGGCGACTTCCGCTTTATTGTTATCGAAAAAATTCTCGCATACGAAAATGAATTGCCGTTCTACGAAAAGATCATTCTTGATATATACTCTGTAATGAAACACTTGGGGCTATCGGAAGAAAAGGCTTTTGGCCTTGATACCAGCTCTGTTTCGATCGAAACAATTCCAATGGTTATTGCACCGGTGAGAGATCTTAGTTTGAAAAGGGTTTCTTGA
- a CDS encoding aspartate 1-decarboxylase, which produces MKIDILKSKIHRVTVTEADLNYIGSVTIDEDLMDAANLIENEQVHVLNYNNGERFITYVIKGKRGSGIICLNGPAALKVSLGHHVIILSYASMDFEEAKQFRPTVVFPDPQTNKLKK; this is translated from the coding sequence ATGAAGATAGATATATTAAAATCAAAGATACACCGTGTAACTGTTACAGAGGCTGATCTGAACTACATTGGCAGTGTTACTATTGACGAGGACCTGATGGATGCCGCTAACCTGATCGAGAATGAACAGGTACATGTGTTGAACTATAATAACGGCGAACGCTTTATTACTTATGTAATAAAAGGCAAGCGCGGGTCGGGCATTATTTGTCTGAACGGACCGGCGGCCCTAAAGGTATCATTGGGCCACCACGTGATCATACTTTCGTATGCATCAATGGATTTTGAAGAAGCAAAACAATTCAGACCAACTGTAGTTTTCCCGGATCCACAAACCAACAAACTAAAGAAATAA
- a CDS encoding flippase-like domain-containing protein yields MSARLKSSIKFIVFLGVGVLLMYFAFRNVDLTQMFNDMKEAHYGWVMFSLLFSLVAHMSRAYRWGMLIEPLHVRPKFSNLFYSLCLGYFANMAFPRLGEVTRCTALYEVEETSIDSLFGTVIAERVIDLISLIFLIILTLAINFSLFGNFFMTLFRDKLSFVSHISSAFIFITAIVAFSIIVILYTMRKRIAKIPLIGKVVSFLKGIGDGLQSVLKLKKWKAFLFHSVLIWFLYFVAGYFSFFSVPETTDLGFSAALFILVLGGIGMSAPVQGGIGAYHFLVAGGLALYGIIPHPDPITGKEISKGLMYATIVHSSQMLLILVLGSVSILMLNIEKRKQLKVG; encoded by the coding sequence TTGTCAGCCCGTTTAAAATCAAGCATTAAGTTTATTGTTTTCCTTGGCGTTGGTGTGCTGTTAATGTATTTCGCGTTCCGCAATGTCGATCTGACGCAAATGTTTAACGACATGAAAGAAGCGCACTACGGATGGGTGATGTTTTCACTGTTGTTCTCATTGGTTGCGCACATGAGCCGGGCATACAGGTGGGGAATGCTCATTGAGCCATTGCACGTACGCCCTAAATTCAGTAATTTGTTTTATTCGTTGTGTCTGGGTTATTTTGCCAACATGGCATTCCCACGTTTAGGTGAAGTTACACGCTGCACTGCTCTGTATGAAGTGGAAGAAACGTCTATCGATTCATTATTCGGCACTGTCATTGCTGAGCGGGTAATCGACCTCATCAGTTTAATATTCCTCATCATTTTAACACTTGCCATCAACTTTAGCCTGTTCGGTAATTTTTTCATGACACTGTTCCGCGATAAACTTTCATTCGTGTCACATATCTCCTCCGCTTTTATTTTTATAACAGCTATTGTGGCATTTTCGATCATTGTAATATTATACACCATGCGAAAACGCATCGCTAAAATACCGCTTATCGGTAAAGTGGTTTCTTTTTTAAAAGGGATTGGCGATGGTCTGCAATCGGTATTGAAATTAAAAAAGTGGAAAGCATTTTTATTTCATTCCGTACTAATATGGTTCCTGTATTTTGTTGCAGGCTACTTTAGCTTTTTCTCTGTTCCCGAAACAACGGACCTCGGATTTTCGGCCGCGCTGTTTATTTTAGTGCTGGGCGGAATAGGGATGTCGGCACCGGTACAGGGAGGTATCGGCGCTTATCATTTCCTCGTTGCCGGCGGACTGGCCTTGTACGGGATTATTCCTCATCCCGACCCGATAACAGGAAAAGAGATCAGTAAAGGTTTGATGTATGCTACAATTGTTCACTCATCGCAAATGCTGTTGATCCTGGTATTGGGATCTGTTTCAATTCTAATGTTGAATATTGAAAAGAGGAAACAGTTGAAGGTTGGTTAA
- the rfaE2 gene encoding D-glycero-beta-D-manno-heptose 1-phosphate adenylyltransferase, translated as MQKLEVIKNRILTRESLGPALAHHRLKSRKIVFTNGCFDLLHLGHIDYLSKAADCGNILIVGVNSDSSVQLLNKGANRPIQDQTSRATIIAALHFVDIVCVFDEETPYELIKLIQPDVLVKGADYKVNQIAGHDIVLANGGEVKLIELVKGYSTSAIEKKIKGG; from the coding sequence ATGCAAAAGCTTGAAGTAATAAAGAACCGCATACTAACCCGTGAATCATTAGGGCCGGCATTGGCACATCACAGATTGAAAAGCAGGAAAATTGTTTTCACTAATGGCTGCTTTGATCTGTTACACCTCGGCCATATTGATTATTTAAGCAAAGCCGCTGATTGCGGAAATATATTGATCGTTGGCGTTAACAGCGACAGCTCAGTGCAACTGTTAAACAAAGGAGCCAACCGTCCAATTCAGGATCAGACATCGCGTGCAACAATAATTGCAGCCTTACATTTTGTGGATATAGTATGTGTGTTTGACGAAGAAACTCCTTATGAATTAATAAAACTGATACAACCAGATGTATTGGTTAAAGGCGCCGATTACAAAGTGAACCAAATTGCAGGGCACGATATAGTGCTTGCAAATGGCGGAGAAGTGAAACTGATCGAGCTGGTGAAAGGGTATTCTACAAGTGCGATTGAGAAGAAGATAAAGGGAGGGTGA
- a CDS encoding nucleotidyl transferase AbiEii/AbiGii toxin family protein, producing the protein MLYYSSVDKPALELLKELSGRKDFSTFSLAGGTSLALQIGHRISYDLDFFSTQPFNPDAISLQLNDFKNKKYFSQSQNILQLFVNDVKLDFVYHPYKLIAPVALQDNLRLFSIEDIAAMKLSAITGRGAKRDFYDLFFLLQLFDFKTITGFYKEKYPDVELTLLYKSLLYFDDADLQSDPILIKEKITWTEVKNRIGKTIQDFLRNQIHP; encoded by the coding sequence ATGTTATACTATTCATCAGTCGACAAGCCTGCCCTGGAATTATTGAAAGAACTTAGTGGACGGAAAGACTTTTCCACATTTTCTTTAGCCGGCGGAACGTCTTTAGCCTTGCAAATAGGTCACAGAATATCCTACGATCTTGATTTTTTTTCAACACAACCATTTAATCCTGATGCCATTTCCCTTCAATTAAACGACTTTAAAAACAAAAAATATTTCTCGCAATCACAAAATATACTTCAACTTTTTGTAAATGATGTCAAACTTGATTTTGTTTATCATCCCTATAAACTGATTGCACCAGTTGCTCTACAGGATAATCTGCGGCTCTTTTCAATTGAGGATATTGCTGCCATGAAACTTTCTGCAATAACCGGAAGGGGGGCAAAAAGAGATTTTTATGACTTATTTTTTTTATTACAACTGTTCGATTTTAAAACAATAACAGGGTTTTATAAAGAAAAATATCCGGATGTAGAGCTGACATTGCTATACAAGAGTCTTTTATACTTTGATGATGCAGATCTGCAATCTGATCCCATATTAATAAAAGAAAAAATCACTTGGACTGAAGTGAAAAACAGGATCGGCAAAACGATTCAGGATTTTTTAAGAAATCAAATACACCCTTGA
- the radA gene encoding DNA repair protein RadA — protein sequence MAKTKTTYFCQNCGAQSPKWVGRCPSCNEWNTFVEEVIQRGDETKTPGIVSTSTQRSQKPQLVSEISIGTEHRIPLGDKELDRALGGGLVPGSLILFGGEPGIGKSTLMLQLALNLKRLKVLYISGEESEQQIRMRAERIGLNNANLPAEAGTLSGVEVSAKAGCYILTETSTQNIFKQIEILEPQVLIIDSIQTLHSAHIESSPGSVSQIRECAGEILRYAKESNTPVFLIGHITKDGSLAGPKVLEHMVDTVLQFEGDRNHVYRLLRTIKNRFGSTNELGIYEMQGDGLREVSNPSEILITNRDEQVSGVAIAATMEGMRPMLIETQALVSSAAYGTPQRSSTGFDLRRLSMLLAVLEKRCGFRLGAKDVFLNLAGGIRVEDPAIDLAVVCAVLSSNADIPIPAKICFAAEVGLSGEIRPVSRVDQRISEAEKLGFEQIFISKYNKKGLDFKKYGIKIIMVGKMEEVFGLLFG from the coding sequence ATGGCCAAAACCAAAACAACATATTTCTGTCAGAACTGCGGGGCGCAATCACCCAAGTGGGTCGGGCGTTGTCCTTCCTGTAATGAGTGGAACACGTTTGTGGAAGAAGTGATACAAAGAGGTGATGAAACAAAAACTCCCGGCATTGTAAGTACAAGCACACAACGTTCACAAAAGCCGCAATTGGTGAGTGAAATAAGTATCGGCACAGAGCATCGCATTCCTTTAGGCGATAAAGAACTGGATAGGGCATTGGGCGGAGGACTTGTTCCAGGATCATTAATATTATTTGGCGGTGAACCCGGCATTGGTAAATCAACATTAATGCTGCAGTTGGCACTTAATTTAAAAAGGTTGAAAGTGTTATATATATCCGGCGAAGAAAGCGAACAGCAGATACGGATGAGAGCAGAACGCATCGGACTGAATAATGCGAACCTGCCTGCCGAAGCTGGCACACTGAGCGGAGTCGAAGTGTCAGCGAAAGCAGGTTGCTACATTCTCACAGAAACCTCCACGCAAAATATTTTTAAACAAATTGAAATTCTCGAACCGCAGGTATTGATCATTGATTCGATACAAACATTACACTCGGCGCACATTGAATCATCGCCCGGCAGTGTGTCGCAGATACGAGAGTGCGCGGGCGAAATACTCCGTTACGCGAAAGAAAGCAATACTCCTGTTTTCCTGATCGGACATATTACAAAAGACGGCAGCCTGGCAGGCCCGAAAGTATTGGAACACATGGTTGATACCGTTTTACAGTTTGAAGGGGATCGCAACCATGTTTACCGTTTGCTGCGCACTATTAAAAACCGGTTTGGTTCAACCAACGAATTAGGTATTTATGAAATGCAGGGCGATGGCCTGCGGGAAGTAAGCAACCCCTCCGAAATACTCATCACCAACCGCGACGAACAAGTGAGCGGCGTGGCTATTGCTGCCACTATGGAAGGTATGCGGCCGATGCTTATTGAAACACAGGCCTTGGTAAGTTCTGCTGCGTATGGCACACCGCAGCGCTCCTCCACCGGGTTTGATCTGCGAAGGTTATCAATGCTGCTCGCCGTACTTGAAAAGCGCTGCGGCTTTCGCCTTGGCGCGAAAGATGTATTTTTAAATTTAGCAGGAGGCATACGTGTTGAAGATCCGGCCATTGACCTGGCAGTAGTTTGCGCTGTGTTATCATCCAATGCGGACATTCCAATTCCCGCTAAAATTTGTTTCGCGGCTGAAGTTGGATTGTCAGGCGAAATTCGTCCCGTAAGTAGGGTAGATCAGCGTATATCTGAAGCCGAAAAATTGGGATTCGAACAAATCTTCATATCGAAATACAACAAAAAAGGTCTCGATTTTAAAAAATATGGCATCAAAATAATTATGGTGGGTAAGATGGAAGAGGTATTTGGCTTGTTATTTGGGTAA
- a CDS encoding pantoate--beta-alanine ligase — MIPMLVFEKKTDLERHLTEQRKKGHTIGFVPTMGALHKGHISLIERSKAENDVTVCSIFVNPTQFNDKSDLEKYPRPIEADKVLLEKTGCDVLFVPGEKEIYPEGGETRDVKKETRDEGRKVREGIGNTDMGIVGTTVQNLPADTQFQRRQTSLKSDNRYLQVNLGDLDKVMEGTRRPGHFEGVIQVVSKLLDIVNPDRAYFGQKDFQQQTIIKEMVRQLNYGVQIVTCPIVREPDGLAMSSRNIRLTPSERAVACIISQTLFTVQKLADKLSVDELTMLVESEIAESSLTELEYFQIADARTLQPVLNLDKAESAVACIAVRVGQVRLIDNVILK, encoded by the coding sequence GTGATACCAATGCTTGTTTTTGAGAAAAAAACCGATCTGGAGAGGCACCTGACCGAGCAGCGTAAAAAAGGTCATACTATTGGCTTTGTTCCAACCATGGGAGCCTTACATAAAGGTCATATTTCCCTTATTGAACGCTCAAAGGCCGAAAATGATGTGACGGTTTGCAGCATTTTTGTTAATCCAACCCAGTTCAATGATAAAAGTGATCTGGAAAAATACCCGAGACCAATTGAAGCAGATAAAGTACTTCTTGAAAAAACAGGCTGTGATGTATTGTTTGTTCCAGGGGAAAAGGAAATATACCCGGAAGGCGGAGAGACAAGGGACGTGAAGAAAGAGACGAGGGACGAAGGGCGAAAGGTGAGAGAGGGAATTGGTAATACGGATATGGGAATTGTTGGTACTACTGTCCAAAACCTGCCCGCCGACACACAGTTTCAGCGCCGGCAAACCAGTCTCAAATCTGACAATCGGTATTTACAGGTAAACTTAGGCGACCTCGATAAAGTAATGGAAGGCACCCGCCGGCCCGGTCATTTTGAAGGAGTGATACAGGTTGTAAGCAAACTGCTTGATATTGTTAACCCCGACAGGGCCTATTTCGGACAAAAAGATTTTCAGCAACAAACCATCATTAAGGAAATGGTCCGGCAGCTTAATTATGGGGTACAAATTGTTACCTGCCCGATTGTCCGTGAGCCGGACGGACTTGCTATGAGCTCACGCAACATTCGTTTAACCCCTTCTGAACGGGCAGTAGCCTGCATTATTTCGCAGACATTGTTTACCGTACAGAAATTAGCCGATAAATTATCTGTTGATGAACTTACCATGCTTGTTGAAAGTGAGATCGCTGAAAGCTCACTTACAGAACTGGAATATTTTCAAATAGCGGATGCCAGAACATTGCAACCTGTGCTTAACCTGGATAAAGCCGAAAGTGCAGTGGCTTGTATTGCGGTAAGAGTAGGCCAGGTGAGGCTGATCGATAATGTTATTTTAAAATAA